From the Natrarchaeobaculum aegyptiacum genome, one window contains:
- a CDS encoding TRAP transporter small permease codes for MEIDQSLDLSQETLFDRLILFTTAGMFALMIFLASFQVFARQLSIPISTAWTEPAARFVLIVATFFGAAVATRNREHIRMTFVLDKLSERRPSLRRAFDCLSSVLVVVFLVFALAGTMPAIASNWGSSLGGVGFVTSGMLYLGISLGLICMLIYELQLFYREYLQTTFRDALETVGGPWN; via the coding sequence ATGGAGATCGATCAGTCACTGGATCTTTCCCAGGAGACACTCTTCGACCGGCTGATCCTGTTCACCACTGCTGGTATGTTCGCCCTAATGATCTTCCTTGCCAGCTTTCAGGTATTCGCCCGTCAACTGAGCATCCCGATCAGTACGGCCTGGACGGAACCGGCGGCACGGTTCGTCCTCATCGTCGCGACGTTTTTCGGGGCCGCCGTCGCGACCAGAAATCGCGAGCACATCCGGATGACGTTCGTCCTCGATAAACTCAGCGAGCGACGACCATCGCTCAGACGGGCCTTCGACTGTCTGAGCTCCGTGCTTGTCGTCGTCTTTCTCGTCTTTGCACTCGCAGGGACGATGCCGGCGATCGCGAGCAACTGGGGGTCGAGTCTCGGCGGCGTCGGCTTCGTTACCAGCGGCATGCTCTACCTCGGAATCTCCCTCGGCCTCATCTGTATGCTGATTTACGAACTTCAGCTATTCTATCGAGAGTACCTGCAAACGACGTTTCGAGACGCTCTCGAGACGGTGGGAGGTCCATGGAACTAG
- a CDS encoding TRAP transporter large permease yields the protein MELALIALLFLGTLLVLYAVGVPVAVAMGLTVLTVMLSPFGPSLNPSLVSNQLLYGLNTFTLLAIPFYLLLGRLMNRSGMTSDIFAFANAIIGHIKGGIGYVNVTASMIFSGMSGLALADAAGLGRIEYTAMREYDYDKDVALGITGSSSIIGPLIPPSVPLIMYGILAEESISTLFLAGVVPGLVLGIVLFVMVFLVTWRRGYGGTGAFEFVNVVRTFSGAFAALIIPILIIGGILSGFFTATEAGAVSVVYVICVGITAGDLTLSGLLEEIRDATVETFALTFIIAVAAAYGLVALELRLPMLLADAITAMTNNPTIILLLLVLLFLIVGTFMETIAAITILVPVLMPVVDTVGIDPIHFGIVMVFTLMIGLLTPPLGVILFVLEKVTDASFEEVMRAIVPWYVPLVLVLLLVVLVPDLATYVPYELMR from the coding sequence ATGGAACTAGCCCTCATTGCGCTGTTGTTCCTCGGGACCCTGCTTGTCCTGTACGCAGTCGGCGTTCCCGTCGCCGTCGCGATGGGGTTGACCGTGCTTACGGTCATGCTCTCCCCGTTCGGGCCGTCACTGAATCCGTCGCTCGTCAGCAATCAATTACTGTACGGATTGAACACGTTCACGCTGCTTGCAATTCCGTTTTATCTCCTGCTTGGACGGCTCATGAACAGGAGCGGGATGACCAGTGATATCTTCGCGTTTGCCAACGCGATCATCGGCCACATCAAAGGCGGTATCGGATACGTAAACGTGACCGCTTCGATGATCTTCTCTGGAATGTCCGGCCTCGCACTCGCTGACGCCGCCGGCCTGGGCCGAATCGAGTACACTGCAATGCGCGAGTACGACTACGACAAGGACGTCGCACTCGGTATCACTGGAAGCTCCTCGATCATCGGTCCGCTCATTCCACCCAGCGTCCCGCTCATCATGTACGGCATTCTCGCCGAGGAGTCTATCTCGACGCTGTTCCTCGCAGGCGTCGTCCCCGGTCTCGTCCTCGGGATCGTCCTCTTCGTGATGGTCTTCCTCGTCACGTGGCGGCGCGGTTACGGTGGCACCGGCGCGTTCGAGTTCGTGAATGTCGTCAGAACGTTCTCCGGGGCGTTCGCGGCGTTGATAATCCCGATCCTCATCATCGGTGGGATCCTCTCGGGCTTTTTCACCGCGACAGAAGCCGGTGCCGTCTCGGTCGTCTACGTGATCTGTGTGGGAATCACCGCTGGTGATCTCACGCTCTCGGGACTGCTCGAGGAGATCCGCGACGCGACCGTCGAGACGTTCGCGCTGACGTTCATTATCGCCGTCGCCGCAGCATATGGTCTGGTAGCTCTCGAGCTTCGCCTTCCGATGTTGCTGGCTGACGCGATTACGGCGATGACGAACAATCCGACGATAATCTTGCTATTACTCGTCCTGTTGTTCCTGATCGTCGGCACGTTCATGGAGACGATTGCGGCGATCACGATTCTCGTCCCGGTGTTGATGCCCGTGGTCGACACGGTCGGTATCGACCCGATCCACTTCGGCATCGTGATGGTATTTACGCTGATGATCGGCTTGCTAACGCCGCCGCTTGGCGTGATCCTGTTCGTTCTCGAGAAGGTCACTGACGCGTCCTTCGAGGAAGTGATGCGGGCAATCGTACCGTGGTACGTGCCGCTGGTTCTCGTACTCCTGCTGGTGGTGCTGGTCCCCGATCTGGCGACCTACGTCCCGTACGAACTGATGCGGTGA
- a CDS encoding Bug family tripartite tricarboxylate transporter substrate binding protein: MHSRRSYLRVAAAGSVASSAMFLTGCLGDDNGDDGADDEFPSENFNVTIPWGQGGGTDIFTRQIWQTIADQNDVGAQFENVTGAAGMRGITELYNSEGNGYNLAPMNSPSVSHFLIQEPGFTIDEFRHIGGYARTVWVLATDPDEGFEGLDDVSDAYDAGDISNIAGQQPGEPNHVLSELIRDELDVQWDSYVAYDGSGPIIEAIAGGEVPAGIVTDTAAADAQDQIDVVTALHSEGTPLFPDLSNYTDYGHEVDIDFMGGFLRSFMAPPDTPDDRVDELTVLLQEALESEEMQEWAEDTGNEVEFLGGEDYVEDVLVENQERIPEIIDIDDL; encoded by the coding sequence ATGCACTCTAGAAGGTCCTACCTCAGAGTAGCGGCGGCGGGAAGTGTGGCATCCTCCGCGATGTTCCTCACGGGATGTCTCGGTGACGACAACGGGGACGATGGTGCTGACGACGAGTTCCCATCCGAGAACTTCAACGTGACTATCCCGTGGGGGCAGGGTGGCGGTACCGACATCTTCACGCGACAGATCTGGCAGACGATCGCCGATCAGAACGACGTCGGTGCGCAGTTCGAGAACGTGACCGGTGCGGCGGGAATGCGCGGAATCACGGAGTTGTACAATTCCGAAGGGAACGGGTACAACCTCGCGCCGATGAACTCCCCGTCCGTCTCGCACTTCCTCATTCAGGAACCCGGCTTCACCATCGACGAGTTCAGACACATCGGCGGGTACGCCCGGACGGTCTGGGTGCTGGCGACCGACCCTGACGAAGGCTTCGAGGGATTGGACGATGTGAGCGACGCTTACGACGCCGGCGACATCAGCAACATCGCCGGCCAGCAACCCGGCGAACCGAACCACGTTCTCTCGGAACTCATTCGGGACGAACTCGACGTACAGTGGGACAGCTACGTCGCCTACGACGGCAGCGGGCCCATCATCGAAGCGATCGCCGGTGGCGAAGTCCCGGCCGGAATCGTAACGGATACCGCTGCAGCAGACGCCCAGGACCAGATCGACGTCGTCACCGCACTCCACAGCGAGGGGACGCCGCTGTTCCCCGACCTGTCGAACTACACCGACTACGGCCACGAGGTCGACATCGACTTCATGGGCGGTTTCCTCCGATCGTTCATGGCGCCACCGGACACGCCCGACGATCGCGTCGACGAACTCACGGTGCTCCTCCAGGAGGCACTCGAGAGCGAGGAGATGCAGGAGTGGGCCGAAGATACCGGTAACGAAGTCGAATTCCTCGGCGGCGAAGACTACGTCGAAGACGTACTGGTCGAAAACCAGGAACGAATCCCAGAGATTATCGACATCGACGACCTGTAG
- a CDS encoding tripartite tricarboxylate transporter TctB family protein has product MSSSIYQSIRERATPESVMLVLMLVVSSYMLLESTTFSREVALFPRFAAIVTICGILLLLLQRYLPETLQAAVSESSTMFDQTESVQEVEEQARTRTDEPGPGDDPEHDEQYQQLLLVGLLAVYGVVGYVIGLVLATPIFLALYVVMFDVKRTIGVALIVVGIAIALAFDAILPVNLMEGQLW; this is encoded by the coding sequence ATGTCCTCTTCGATTTATCAGTCGATCCGGGAACGAGCGACTCCCGAGTCGGTGATGCTCGTCCTCATGCTCGTCGTCTCGAGTTACATGTTACTCGAGTCGACGACGTTCTCCCGTGAGGTAGCGTTGTTCCCGCGGTTTGCAGCGATCGTGACGATCTGTGGGATACTCCTGCTGTTGCTTCAGCGCTACTTGCCCGAGACGTTGCAAGCGGCAGTCTCCGAGTCTTCGACGATGTTCGACCAGACCGAATCGGTCCAGGAGGTCGAAGAGCAAGCCCGGACACGCACCGACGAACCCGGCCCGGGTGACGACCCGGAACACGACGAGCAGTATCAGCAGCTTCTACTGGTCGGCCTGCTCGCCGTCTACGGCGTCGTCGGATACGTGATCGGGCTCGTTCTGGCGACGCCGATCTTTCTCGCACTGTACGTCGTCATGTTCGACGTCAAACGGACGATCGGCGTCGCCCTGATCGTCGTTGGCATCGCCATCGCACTCGCGTTCGATGCGATACTGCCGGTGAACCTGATGGAGGGACAGCTATGGTAA
- a CDS encoding tripartite tricarboxylate transporter permease: MVTGSLLSALEILFSWPTPGWMILGLLAGILIGAIPGLGPNLGLAIVLPLTIRLDGPDAIILLISIYSGAMYGGSIAAILINTPGTAAAAATTLDGYPMARQGRALDALTISATASAVGGLFAIVTLLLLTPYLTQIVLLFGSPEYFLIALFGIALITVVARGSMVKGLTAGAFGLLLSTIGFPVAAGQPRYTFDSYLLFDGLDFVAVLIGIFAIGEMIKLIGERGTIAKGGVDMSGSVLSGARDVVRAPITTIKSGYIGMLIGAIPGSGASISNFISYAEAVRSGGGEEEYGEGNYRGVIASEASNNGTVAGSLIPTFSFGIPGSGATAILLGGLVMHGLNPGPELFTTNVDITYSVFLALLVGNAVILAVGLLLVTRSAYITRVNTTYLVPLIIVFATLGALGLRGNWLDVITVLVFGIFGFFLMRYNYSIIAFVLGIILGPIAEENLVRSLQLSDGSLLIFVDEPISLVLTVMTILIVIAPLVRAIRSS; this comes from the coding sequence ATGGTAACGGGGTCGCTGCTGTCTGCCCTCGAGATCCTGTTCTCCTGGCCGACGCCGGGCTGGATGATCCTCGGATTGCTCGCGGGCATCCTCATCGGTGCGATCCCCGGCCTGGGGCCGAACCTCGGGTTAGCGATCGTGTTGCCGCTGACGATTCGTCTCGACGGACCCGACGCGATCATCCTGTTGATCAGCATCTACAGCGGCGCGATGTACGGCGGGAGTATCGCCGCGATCCTCATCAACACGCCGGGGACGGCCGCGGCTGCCGCGACCACGCTGGACGGCTATCCGATGGCCCGACAGGGACGGGCGCTCGACGCGCTCACGATTTCGGCGACGGCGTCCGCGGTCGGCGGACTCTTCGCGATCGTGACGTTGCTCCTGCTGACGCCGTACCTGACACAGATCGTGCTGCTGTTCGGTTCGCCCGAGTACTTCCTCATCGCGCTGTTCGGGATCGCGCTAATTACGGTGGTCGCCCGCGGCTCGATGGTCAAGGGACTCACTGCTGGTGCGTTCGGGCTGTTACTGTCGACGATCGGGTTCCCGGTCGCCGCCGGTCAGCCCCGATACACGTTCGATTCGTACCTCCTCTTCGACGGACTCGACTTCGTCGCCGTCCTGATCGGAATCTTCGCGATCGGTGAGATGATCAAGTTGATCGGCGAGCGAGGGACCATCGCCAAAGGCGGCGTCGACATGAGCGGGAGCGTTCTCTCCGGTGCCAGAGACGTCGTTCGAGCGCCGATCACGACGATCAAGTCGGGATACATCGGTATGTTGATCGGGGCGATTCCGGGTTCCGGGGCGTCGATTTCGAACTTCATCTCCTACGCCGAGGCCGTTCGGAGCGGGGGCGGGGAAGAAGAGTACGGCGAGGGGAACTATCGCGGCGTGATCGCCTCGGAGGCATCGAACAACGGGACGGTCGCCGGATCGCTCATCCCGACGTTCTCGTTCGGCATTCCCGGAAGCGGGGCGACCGCAATCTTACTCGGCGGCCTCGTTATGCACGGGTTGAACCCCGGCCCCGAACTGTTCACGACCAACGTCGACATTACATACAGCGTGTTCCTCGCACTGCTGGTCGGCAACGCGGTCATCCTCGCCGTCGGGCTGCTTCTCGTGACTCGCTCTGCGTACATCACGAGGGTCAACACGACGTACCTCGTCCCGCTTATCATCGTCTTCGCGACCCTCGGTGCGCTCGGGCTGCGCGGAAACTGGCTCGACGTGATCACCGTGCTCGTGTTCGGCATCTTCGGGTTCTTCCTGATGCGGTACAACTACTCGATCATCGCGTTCGTCCTCGGGATCATCCTCGGTCCGATCGCCGAGGAGAACCTCGTCCGATCGCTCCAGCTGTCCGACGGTTCGTTGCTCATCTTCGTCGACGAACCGATCTCGCTGGTGCTGACAGTGATGACGATCCTCATCGTGATCGCGCCGCTCGTCAGGGCGATCCGCTCGTCGTAA
- a CDS encoding MFS transporter, with protein MGVLVSLRNEVTALWAGGTGKALLAVALGWGLLNGTRMIYPVLLPYFREEFSLSYTAAGFLVTFIWMCYAIGQAPGGLIADRFGERTILTASVVIAVGSLAVVIAAPSALVLFVGTGLVGLGLSQYPIARITVLANLYPDRVGRVIGITMASGDIGQTLLPPIASVLAVGLAWQVGLGWVIPLLCLVAVVLWVSIPSKATTDDADDGETAGFRETFVALRRRSYLSMSVVLFLFIFIWQTFSAFYPTYLTVEKGYSPTVAGVLFGLFFALGVVIKPIAGMAYDSIGAKRSLPVILGSAMIGLLILPFADTTVAILTATLFISTMLGSGAITQSHLAETIPPDMQGTGLGMIRSSATMAGATGPVVFGVIVDRGFFDEGYLVLALLAGVVTLLTLVMPYESRSST; from the coding sequence ATGGGAGTTCTCGTTTCACTGCGTAACGAAGTCACGGCGCTGTGGGCAGGCGGCACCGGGAAAGCACTCCTCGCCGTCGCGCTCGGCTGGGGGTTGCTCAACGGAACGCGAATGATTTACCCGGTGTTGCTCCCGTACTTTCGGGAGGAGTTTTCACTCTCGTACACGGCAGCCGGGTTTCTGGTTACGTTCATCTGGATGTGCTACGCGATCGGTCAGGCCCCCGGCGGCCTCATCGCCGATCGATTCGGAGAACGCACGATACTCACGGCGAGCGTGGTGATCGCTGTCGGGAGTCTCGCGGTCGTGATCGCGGCCCCGTCGGCGCTCGTCCTGTTCGTCGGGACGGGACTCGTTGGACTGGGGCTGTCGCAGTATCCGATCGCTCGCATCACGGTGCTCGCGAACCTGTATCCTGACCGGGTCGGACGCGTCATCGGCATCACGATGGCCTCCGGCGACATCGGCCAGACGCTCCTTCCCCCCATCGCAAGCGTGCTGGCAGTCGGACTCGCCTGGCAGGTCGGTCTCGGGTGGGTTATCCCGCTTCTCTGTCTCGTGGCGGTCGTCCTCTGGGTCTCCATCCCGTCGAAAGCGACGACTGACGACGCGGACGACGGTGAGACCGCGGGTTTCCGCGAGACGTTCGTTGCGCTACGGCGCCGATCCTACCTCTCGATGAGCGTCGTCCTGTTCCTGTTTATCTTCATCTGGCAGACGTTCTCGGCGTTCTATCCGACGTATCTGACCGTCGAAAAAGGATACTCACCGACCGTCGCAGGCGTCCTGTTCGGCCTCTTTTTCGCCCTCGGCGTCGTCATCAAACCGATCGCGGGGATGGCCTACGACAGCATCGGCGCGAAACGTTCACTCCCGGTGATCCTTGGAAGTGCCATGATCGGCCTCCTGATCTTGCCGTTTGCAGACACCACCGTCGCCATCCTCACTGCAACACTCTTTATCAGCACGATGCTCGGCTCCGGTGCGATCACGCAATCGCACCTCGCCGAAACGATTCCGCCAGACATGCAAGGGACCGGACTGGGAATGATCCGCTCGAGCGCGACGATGGCCGGGGCAACCGGACCGGTCGTCTTCGGCGTGATCGTCGACCGGGGGTTCTTCGACGAAGGATACCTCGTGCTGGCGCTCCTCGCGGGCGTCGTGACGCTGCTCACGCTGGTGATGCCTTACGAAAGTCGTTCGTCGACGTGA
- a CDS encoding mandelate racemase/muconate lactonizing enzyme family protein, whose translation MQITDVDASSYEVPVSGSDPDEDDQMTISLVSIETDDGLVGYGETGYLHPNATTSFVNDELAPRLVGEDPLATARIWETLHREVNPRSQTGAWSTAVSAVDIALWDIKGKAYDEPVWRLLGGARETVPVYYTLGDPVEDPEWQAEIARELVYDGATKVKVVVGKGDWATPRADAARIRAVQDEIGDDVDLAIDANYLYSLEEALELCNRIDDRSIMWFEEPVYGNDPSLLSDLRERTRVPIAAGQNEGIRFNHRDLIATSAVDVPLPNVCFLGGFTEAQRVAGLADSFNLRVAHGGGWPFQNLHLMGGVANASVLEFHDSVWEIGNTIYDSPPQPDGDSIEMPTDPGLGLEPDESALERYETSP comes from the coding sequence ATGCAAATCACAGATGTAGACGCTTCGTCGTACGAGGTTCCGGTCTCCGGATCCGATCCCGACGAAGACGACCAGATGACGATTTCGCTCGTCTCGATCGAAACTGACGATGGCCTCGTCGGTTACGGCGAGACCGGATATCTCCACCCGAACGCGACGACGTCGTTCGTCAACGACGAACTCGCACCCAGACTCGTCGGCGAGGATCCGCTCGCCACCGCCCGGATCTGGGAAACGCTGCACAGGGAAGTTAACCCGCGATCGCAGACGGGCGCCTGGAGTACGGCCGTAAGCGCCGTCGACATCGCCCTCTGGGATATCAAGGGCAAGGCCTACGACGAACCGGTCTGGCGATTGCTCGGTGGTGCCCGCGAGACCGTCCCGGTCTACTACACTCTCGGTGACCCCGTCGAGGATCCCGAGTGGCAGGCAGAAATCGCGCGCGAACTGGTCTACGACGGTGCGACGAAGGTGAAAGTCGTCGTCGGGAAAGGCGACTGGGCGACGCCGCGAGCCGACGCGGCGCGCATCCGGGCCGTCCAGGACGAGATCGGCGACGACGTCGACCTCGCGATCGACGCGAACTACCTCTACTCGCTCGAGGAGGCCCTGGAGCTATGCAACCGGATCGACGACCGCTCGATCATGTGGTTCGAAGAGCCGGTCTACGGGAACGACCCGTCGCTGCTTTCGGACCTGCGCGAGCGAACGCGAGTACCGATCGCAGCCGGCCAGAACGAAGGTATTCGGTTCAACCACCGCGACCTGATCGCCACCAGTGCAGTCGACGTTCCGCTCCCGAACGTTTGTTTCCTCGGTGGCTTCACCGAGGCCCAGCGCGTCGCCGGACTGGCCGACTCGTTCAACCTTCGCGTCGCCCACGGCGGCGGCTGGCCATTCCAGAACCTCCACCTCATGGGTGGCGTCGCCAACGCCTCCGTACTCGAGTTCCACGACAGCGTCTGGGAGATCGGAAACACCATCTACGACTCGCCGCCCCAGCCCGACGGCGATTCCATCGAGATGCCCACCGATCCCGGCCTCGGGCTCGAGCCCGACGAATCCGCACTCGAACGGTACGAAACGTCTCCGTAG
- a CDS encoding sulfatase family protein, which translates to MAPSRPHVVLLTCHDLGRYLGCYGADIETPQIDALAEAGVRFENHFVTAPQCSPSRGSFFTGRYPHVNGLMGLAHGEWELHDGERILPHYLGDVGYETHLFGLQHITQDTDRLEFDYVHSEGNLYPGVSPEVHQANRARNVADVVSGFLEREAYEAPFFAQIGFFECHRVEEDNGRFGFDSDHYETDDLETIRPPSYLPDRRGIRQDLAEMHGMVWALDEAVGTICDAIDRAGITDETLLIFTTEHGIAFPRAKGSCTDAGLEAALIVRYPGVADGGESYDELVSNVDVLPTILEVVDADPRSSDADSEPDADSEDTEASDADSVGSPSEDTDPFDSELELPDGLDGRSFLGLLTGEEYEPRERVFAEMTWHDMYNPVRALRTERYKYVKNFWHLPKVYLTKDIFASEAGRMVREEDGVPPRPYEELYDLRESPQEDENVAYEPAYQEERLELSAQLEAWMRETNDPLLDGPVTPGDYETITSWPHER; encoded by the coding sequence ATGGCTCCCAGCCGACCACACGTCGTCTTGCTCACCTGTCACGACCTCGGTCGCTACCTCGGCTGTTACGGCGCGGATATCGAGACGCCACAGATCGACGCTCTCGCCGAAGCGGGCGTTCGCTTCGAGAATCACTTCGTGACGGCACCGCAGTGTTCTCCCAGTCGTGGGAGCTTCTTCACGGGTCGATATCCCCACGTCAACGGGCTGATGGGACTCGCTCACGGCGAGTGGGAACTCCACGACGGCGAACGAATTCTCCCGCACTACCTCGGAGACGTCGGCTACGAGACCCACCTCTTCGGGCTCCAGCACATCACCCAGGACACCGACCGCCTCGAGTTCGATTACGTCCACTCGGAGGGGAACCTCTACCCGGGCGTCTCGCCGGAGGTCCACCAGGCAAACCGGGCGCGAAACGTCGCCGACGTCGTCTCCGGCTTCCTCGAGCGCGAGGCCTACGAAGCGCCGTTTTTCGCCCAGATTGGCTTCTTCGAGTGTCACCGCGTCGAGGAGGACAACGGCCGCTTTGGTTTCGACAGCGACCACTACGAGACCGACGACCTCGAGACGATCCGGCCGCCGTCGTACCTGCCTGATCGACGTGGGATCCGCCAGGACCTCGCGGAGATGCACGGCATGGTGTGGGCGCTCGACGAGGCCGTCGGGACGATCTGCGACGCGATCGATCGCGCAGGAATCACCGACGAGACCCTGTTGATCTTCACCACGGAACACGGGATCGCCTTCCCGCGGGCGAAGGGGAGTTGCACGGACGCCGGTCTCGAGGCCGCCCTCATCGTTCGCTATCCGGGCGTCGCCGACGGCGGCGAGTCCTACGACGAACTGGTGAGTAACGTCGACGTGCTACCGACGATCCTCGAGGTGGTCGACGCCGACCCCCGGTCGAGTGACGCAGACTCCGAACCCGATGCCGATAGTGAAGATACTGAAGCGAGTGACGCCGACTCGGTCGGATCTCCGAGCGAGGACACCGATCCGTTCGATTCCGAACTCGAGTTGCCGGACGGGCTGGACGGGCGAAGTTTCCTGGGGCTGTTGACCGGCGAGGAGTACGAGCCCCGCGAGCGGGTCTTCGCGGAGATGACCTGGCACGACATGTACAACCCCGTCCGTGCGCTCCGGACGGAGCGGTACAAGTACGTCAAGAACTTCTGGCACCTGCCGAAGGTCTACCTGACGAAAGACATCTTCGCGAGCGAGGCCGGACGAATGGTCCGCGAGGAAGACGGGGTGCCGCCGCGCCCGTACGAGGAACTGTACGACCTCCGGGAGAGCCCACAGGAAGACGAGAACGTCGCCTACGAGCCAGCTTACCAGGAAGAGCGCCTCGAACTGTCGGCACAGCTCGAAGCCTGGATGCGCGAGACGAACGACCCGCTTCTCGACGGACCGGTCACGCCCGGCGATTACGAGACGATCACGAGCTGGCCACACGAACGCTGA
- a CDS encoding DUF2267 domain-containing protein, which produces MNYKEFVGQVQHRLEYAQFGQAVRATRAVLTTLGERLQEGEATDLASPLPMEIDRYLTEAEHGQRFDYPEFLDRVAEREGVDRSDANYHAQQLMAVVAEIVPPGNIEKVDGQLPDDFDQLFALIEAEDE; this is translated from the coding sequence ATGAACTACAAAGAATTCGTTGGACAGGTTCAGCACAGACTCGAGTACGCCCAGTTCGGACAGGCAGTCCGGGCCACCAGGGCGGTCCTGACGACCCTCGGCGAACGGCTTCAGGAAGGTGAGGCAACAGACCTCGCCAGTCCGCTGCCGATGGAGATCGATCGGTACCTCACCGAGGCCGAGCACGGCCAGCGGTTCGACTATCCGGAGTTTCTCGACCGGGTTGCCGAGCGGGAGGGTGTCGATCGATCCGACGCGAACTACCACGCCCAGCAGCTGATGGCCGTGGTCGCAGAGATCGTCCCGCCCGGGAATATCGAGAAGGTCGACGGGCAGTTACCGGACGACTTCGATCAGCTGTTCGCGCTGATCGAGGCCGAAGACGAGTGA
- a CDS encoding class I SAM-dependent methyltransferase, producing MTVDTEEQEGRSGTHQQPRPAGPPGPIERVSRSTETAMAWYEAAAPWYDRFADPFEASVRSSGIDLLAVEPGESVLDVGCGTGRALVEFASDVGADGRAVGLDLAPAMCRETQAALEERGLDETADIVRGDARSIPIADDAVDAVFASFVLELFDTPTIPTVLEEWRRILDPGGRICVVALSRRTAGPVTRLYELVHRLAPTAADCRPIYLRETLAEAGFRPLETRHERVWYLPAEVVVADLR from the coding sequence GTGACCGTCGACACCGAGGAGCAGGAGGGTCGATCCGGTACCCACCAGCAACCCCGGCCCGCCGGGCCACCCGGACCGATCGAACGAGTTTCGCGCTCGACCGAGACGGCGATGGCGTGGTACGAGGCGGCCGCTCCCTGGTACGACCGGTTCGCCGACCCGTTCGAGGCATCGGTTCGTTCGAGTGGGATCGACCTCCTCGCCGTCGAACCCGGTGAGTCAGTCCTCGACGTTGGCTGTGGGACCGGTCGGGCGCTCGTCGAGTTCGCGAGCGACGTCGGAGCCGACGGCCGGGCCGTCGGGCTGGATCTCGCCCCGGCGATGTGCCGGGAGACGCAGGCGGCGCTCGAGGAACGCGGACTCGATGAGACGGCCGACATCGTCCGAGGGGACGCACGCTCGATCCCCATCGCTGACGACGCCGTCGACGCCGTGTTCGCCAGTTTCGTTCTCGAGTTGTTCGATACGCCCACTATCCCCACCGTTCTCGAGGAGTGGCGTCGCATTCTCGATCCCGGTGGCAGAATCTGTGTCGTCGCGCTTTCCCGGCGGACGGCTGGTCCGGTGACACGGCTGTACGAACTCGTCCACCGTCTCGCGCCGACCGCAGCCGATTGTCGGCCGATCTACCTCCGTGAGACGCTCGCCGAAGCCGGGTTCAGACCGCTTGAGACGCGTCACGAGCGAGTCTGGTACCTCCCGGCGGAGGTGGTGGTTGCTGATCTTCGTTGA